In Bradyrhizobium sp. 170, the DNA window ATGGTGATGCTGCGCTGTATCCAGGTGTTGCGCCGCCTGATGGTGCGCAACAAGGACGTTGGCGTGTTCTGTAACGTCTCGGCGGCGACGCTCGGCAATCCCGCCAATTTCGCCCAATGCCTCGACTTCCTCGAGGCCAATCGGGCGCTGGCGCCGTCCTTCGTGCTCGAATTCAAGCAGGCGGCGTTCCGCCACCTCGGCCCGACCGAAATCGAGAATCTTGCCGCATTGTCGCAGCGCGGTTACCGCTTCTCGATCGATCACGTCACCGACTTGCGGATCGAGCCGCGCGACCTCGCCGACCGCGGCGTCCGTTTCATCAAGGTGCCGGCGGCATTGTTGCTCGATCCCAAGCAGAGCTCGACCTCGGACATCCACCCTTCCGACCTTTCCGACCTGCTCGGCCGCTTCGGCATCGACCTGATCGCCGAAAAGATCGAGGGCGAGCGGGCGGTGGTGGACCTGCTCGACTATGACGTGCGGTTTGGCCAGGGTTTTCTGTTTGCACCGCCGCGGCCGTTGCGGCCCGAGGGGGCATCTGCTACCGGCGGGACGACAGCGAACAAGGAATCCGGCACTCCCAATGGCTCCAGCAGCACCGTTCCCATCGCCAGCCCGGCTGCAGAATCCCCGATGCGGGCGACCGGCAATGCCGCGCTGGCGCGCCGTGCCGCGGGACCGGGCTAACAGGCTTCCGCACTCATGACCTCATTGCGTTTCGTGGAGAGGCTGAGCGACCTTGTGGACGGCGTGGAGGTCATCCTCTCCGACATCTGGGGCGTGGTGCATAACGGGCTGGAGTCGTTTCCCGAAGCCTGCGCGGCGCTGCACACCTATCGCCAGCGCGGCGGCACCGTCATCCTGATCACCAACGCGCCGCGGCCGGCCGATTCCGTGCAGCGCCAGTTGCGCAAGCTCGGTGTCGCCGACGAAACCTACGACGCCATCGTCAGCTCCGGCGACCTGACCCGGAGTTTCGTCGCCGACCATCCCGGCAAGAAGATTTTCTGGATTGGTCCGGAGCGGGATTCGTCGATCCATCGCGGGCTCGACGCCGTGATGGCGCCGCTGGAACAGGCCGACTACATCATCTGCACCGGCCTGTTCGACGACGAGACCGAATCGGCGGAAGACTATCGCGCGATGATGCTGCAGGCGCGCGAGCACAAGCTGCCGCTGATTTGCGCCAACCCCGACATCGTCGTCGAGCGCGGCGACCGGTTGATCTACTGCGCGGGCGCCATCGCCGAGCTCTATCGCGAACTCGGGGGCGAGGCGATCTTCTACGGCAAGCCGCACCGGCCGATCTATGAACGCGCGATGGCGCTGGCCGCCGAACGCCGCGGCCGGCCGACCTCGCTCGACCGCGTGCTGGCGATCGGGGATTCAGTGCGGACCGATCTCACCGGCGCGCTCGGTTTCGGAATCGACTGTCTTTTCCTGACCCGCGGCATCCATTCCGAGGAATTCGAGGGCATCGACCAGCTCGATCCGGCTTCGGTCAAGGAGCTGTTCGGCCATCCGCCCCGCGCGCTGATGCGCGAGCTGCGGTGGTAGGTACATCGCTGCACCGGACTCAAAATTGCGAAAACAACCCCATGCAAAGTAGGAATGGGCCTTACATCGCTTTGTGCGGACACCGAAAGAGTGACTCGATTCCTCTATAAGACTGACTCGATTGCCGCCTTTAAGAGTGACTCGACTTCGTAATCCGCTGATTTGATTCGCCAAATCCGCCCGGATTTTTTCCGTACCGATTCTGAGCGCGAAAGAGCCGAGGGGGTCTTTTTCGATCCTAGCGTCGCTTCGCGAGCTCGGGCTGGGCAAGCCCGTGCCACGAACTCCCAGCGAAGCGAACGAAGGCTGTCAAGCCGAAGCCCGCAGGGCGAAGGCGGACTGGATTCGGGGAAATGCGCTGCCGAGGGTTCGCCGCTTCCGCTTGATGGGATGTTTTGTGCACTGTCACCGTAATGCCCGGCTCCCCCTGGCAAACGCAGGGAGGTGCAGGTCTGAAGCTCACTGCTCAATCGCCGTATTGTGCCACCTCCGCACCCAGTCATGCTCAGCAAGATCGGGAGCGACTTCTTTTATGAGCTTCACCACCCGCTCTTGCACGCCCACTAACATTCCCTCCAGAACTGCGCGACCTACTTGTTCAACTGCCGGGTCCGGCTGCCACTCTGTCTGAGATATACACGTCGCTTGGTATACGTCTCCTGCAGGAGAGAATTCTATTTTGCGCTCGATACCTTGCTCATAGAAGTCGATCTCGGTTGCCGCACCAACCTTTACTGCCCGCAACACATTCGGGAGCTGCTCAAGGAAAATTGCAAGATCGGCACCCACATCGACAGGCCAACGATCTTGACCAAATCCGGAAACGACAAATTGGCCCTGCTTTGCAACAGTTCGGCACAGATCCGAAAGGATCGATCTTATATCTTCCGTCTCTGGGTCGTACCCCCGGAGCATCGCGCGCACGTTGATAGTATCAGGAAGTTGCAAAGCGATAAACAATGGAGATCGCATCATAGAACCATTAATTACGGTGACAGTGCACTCAATTCGAAATCAGGAGTTACGGTGACAGTGCACTTAACTTGCCGGGGTTTACGGTGACGGTGCACTCAATTGGAAAGCCAGTAGCAAAATCGCATCGTGCCCAACAGCGAATTGAATTCTATGCCACCGTAACACGTGTGAGGAGTTTTGCGCACTGTCACCGTAACCGGGTGGGCGCGCGGGAATCATCGTGCGGACTGGTATCGCAACCGATAGTTCAACAAGCGTATTTTTCCGCGATCTTGTCGCCAATCGAAAGCTCTTCAGCCTCCATGATTTTCAAACCGGTCTCGGTTATTTTGACAACATCGGTCACGCACGATTCAAATTTTGTTTTTTGACCTTGAGGCAGGCAAATATCCGCCCGCGTGGTCGTTGCCACCGTGCGCGGCGATGAACATGGCGACGGCCGACCGGCAATAGGATTCGATTTCGTTGTCGTCCTCTGCTCTCGCCTCATCGAACCGTGCGATAATCAGGAGATCGGATCCTTTGAAAAGCGCGGCAAACAAGCGGGCGGACCGGAGAGGATCGGGCACGTTCAGAAGCGCCTTCGCGTGCAACTGACGCAACAGGGCCTCGATTTGGGCGATGACATGGGCGGGGCCGGCTTCGTAATGGAGCTTGCTTAACGAGTTTTGATTCGTCCTGTCGGCCATGACCATGGCTTCGACACTGCGGACGTCTGATCTCAACAGCGTGCGAAGCAGGGATGATCCCACCGCCATGAGCTGATCTTCGACCGAACCGTCGACGCCTTCAAGAAGGGCCTGTGGTGCAAACAACTGATGGCAGCCGGCCGCGATGGCCGCGCTGAACAGCGCCTCCTTGTTCTCGAAGTGCCGATAGATGCTGAGCTTGGATATCTTCGCCCGCTGGGCGACCTTGTCCAATGTCGTCGCTTGAAAACCCAATTCCACAAAGAGTTCGCTCGCGGCGTCGACTATCGTTTGGCCAAGCGCCTGGTTGGCGGGCCGGCCGCGCCGGCCCTGGCTGTTTTCGGTCACGACAATTCCGGTACTTGACAGTATTCTAATTCTTGAATTACGATACCATGTAGTGTCTGAAATGTGCAAGCCAATGGGTAGGTTTCACCTGTCCTCCAAACGGAGCCCATCACCATGGATGACGTCATCATCATTGGCGGCAGCTTTGCCGGTCTCGCCGGCGCCCTGCAGCTCGGCCGTGCCCGCCGCAAGGTCACCGTTCTAGATACCGGCCTGCCGCGCAACCGCTTCGCCGGCCATTCGCATGGGCTGCTCGGCCACGATCACAAGCCACCGCTGGACATCCTGGCCGAGGCGCGGCAGCAGCTAGCGCGCTATCACACGATCAGGCTGGTCAGTGCGCGGGCCGACAGCGTCTCCGGCGCCATCGACAATTTCTCTGTCCTTACTGGCGATGGCGAAAGCCTTGGGGCGCGTCGCCTGATCCTGAGCTATGGCGTCGCCGACCAGATGCCTGATGTTGCGGGCTTTGCCGAAGGCTGGGGCACCTCCATCGTGCCCTGCCCCTATTGCGATGGCTTTGAAGTCGCCGGCCAGCATTGGGGCCTCGTCTGGTCCGGCCGGCAGTCGCACAATTATGTCAGGCTGTACCACGATTGGACCGACAGGTTGACGCTCTTCGCCGATGGTCACGACATTCCGCCCGATATCCGGGCCGATCTGGCGCGCCGCAACATACCTGTCGTCGATGGCCGGATCACCGGGATCGCCCATCACAGGGGCCATAACGCCACCGTCAAGCTCGATACCGGCCCCAATGTCGCGGTCGACATCCTGTTCGCGCATCCGCGCAACAAGCCGTCCGCAAGCCTGCATGAATCACTGGGCCTCGCCACGGTCGATACGCCCGGCGGCATCGCCCTCAAGGTCGACGAGCGCCGCGAAACCAGCATGCCCGGCATCTACGCCGCCGGCGACCTCGCCACCCCCGGAATGCCCTCGGTCACCACGGCATCATCGCAGGGCGCGACGGCGGGTATCTTCGCCCAGCAGTCGATGCTGGTTTGAGAGCACAGATTGGAGGATGAGCATGGCCGTCGAACCGGACAGCGCGGGTGTGCGCTTCCCTCCGCCCTTCCTCTATCTGGGAGCGCTGCTGTTGGGGCTGGCGGCGAAGCGGTTCGTCACCCTGCGCTCTTTCGGCATCGACTGGTGGTTGCTGGTCGCGACGGGCTCGCTGCTGTTCGTTGCCGGCGCGGCGATGATGCTTGCGGCGGCGGGGCTGTTCCGGCGGCTCGGCACCAACGTTCCGCCGTCGCAGCCAACGACCCTCATCGCAACGACCGGTCCCTATCGGTGGACCCGCAATCCCATGTATCTAGGAATGGCGCTTATCTATGCCGGCCTTGCGATCGGCTTCGACGGGCCGATCGCCTTCGCCTTGCTCCCGTTGGTGCTGATCGCGATCCAGACGCAAGTGATCGCCCGCGAGGAGCGCTATCTCGAAGCGAAGTTCGGCGACGACTACCGCCGCTACAAGGCCGAGGTTCGCCGCTGGCTCTGACTATTCCGCCGCTGCCGCCTGCGGGGCCTTCTGATAAACCAGCACCGGCTTCCTTGCTGCGAGCTATCATATTCTGAAGGTTGCGGGCCGGTGTCACGGAAAACCGACTGGCCGGCTGACCCCGCAGTACACCCAGCGCCTGAGGAGACGCACATGTCCAAAACCAGAGACAACGAAGCCAGCATCAGCATCGCTCGTCTGACCGCTCTTGGAGAAGCCTGACACACATGGAGTTCGAACACGTCACCTTCGACCTGCCACACGGCACCTTTCACGCGCACTACCGGGGCTTGCTGCGACCCGGCATGGTTGGGGCGATGCGCCGCCTATCTCCGCCGATCGCGACGCCCCTGCTGCAGCTCCACGGTGCCGACGATGGCTGCATCTTCCCCCCGCGGGTCGACGACCGACATCGGTTCGCCGCCCCGCACGCGCTGGAAGTCGTCCCCGACGTCGGTCACTTCTTGCACATCGAGGCCCCCGAGGCGATCGCGGAAAGGATCGCGGCATGGGCCGAGTAGCGGATCACTCGACCCTCGCGGCGAGACCTCCGGGATGGGCGGCGCGGGCGGACTCTGACACGCAGGTCTAGAAGGAAGCTTAGTTAAGAACGGATCAGAACAAGGATAACATGTCATGGCACAGCACAATGCCGATCAGGTCGCCGACTGGAATGGCCAAAGCGGGGAGCGCTGGGTCGCCCACCAGGCCCGGCTCGACGCCAGGCTGGCGGTGTTCGGCCAGGCCGCGATCGAAGCCGCCGCGCCCGGCTGTTCCGCCAGATCGGCTACCAGAAGACCACGGTCGGCGACATCGCCAAAGGACTGCGGATGAGCCCCGCGAATGTCTATCGATTCTTCGAATCGAAGAAGGCGATCCGTCAGGCGGTGGCGCACTCGCTGATGGGTGAGGTGGAGCTCGAGGCGCAGCGGATCGTGGCGCGGCCCGGTCCGGTACTCCCGCGCTTCCGCGAACTGCTCGCACGATCCATCGCATGAGACGATCACACGCAGGTCTGGCGCCTTATCGCTGGTGGAGGCGGGCGCGCTCGCTGATCAGCCCGACGACATCCGCGCCCGCGCCTCGGCCGCGGTTCGTGCCGCCTTCGCGGGCCGCCCCGGCGAGCGGTCGGTGATGATCGACGGCGCGACGTGGATCGTCATGGCGCGCAATCCGGCAAGCTGACAGGGATTAGCAGGGAAGACGCCCCGCTCGGTGGAGGGGGGCGTCTTTGGTCGGTCAGCGGGACCCGATGAGGGCGTATTCGCCGGCGGTCTCGGTCTCGGAGAGTAGAGAGTTAGTTAGTTGGCCAATCGGTCAGGTACGCAGAAGAGATGGGTGCTGACATGAGTCACCGGCTTATCGATGCCGCTCCCTCGAATGCGTCCGAGCTCTCCGCTTATGTGGAGAGTCTCCGCGAGCACTTGCTGGCGCATCCGGAGGAATGGGAGCAGGTTACGCTGGACCAATATCTCGAAGCTTTCGCAGCTGTGCTGCGAGACCATCAAGGGCCGAGCCCCCTTGGCCAAAGCCGCCTCCTGGACGGGCATGAGCGGGAAAGCATGCCTTACGCCGTCCTTGCTCGACTGCTGCATGCGGCCAGCATCTACGAGTAGCCCTGACGCGCCTTCGGTTGACCCTGGCGAGCCGGAGCGAATTCGATCGAGCGATCGCCGGCAACATCGTGCGAATACGGCTTTCAACTTCGTCCTGAACCAGGACTATCAGCGACTGAGCCGAAGCTGCCGGACCGAGCGCCCGCCGACACAAAAACGGGGCGAATTCCGCAGCGTCTCGAACGACTTGCAGGATCGAGTCGTTTTCAAAACGAAAGCAC includes these proteins:
- a CDS encoding TIGR01459 family HAD-type hydrolase yields the protein MTSLRFVERLSDLVDGVEVILSDIWGVVHNGLESFPEACAALHTYRQRGGTVILITNAPRPADSVQRQLRKLGVADETYDAIVSSGDLTRSFVADHPGKKIFWIGPERDSSIHRGLDAVMAPLEQADYIICTGLFDDETESAEDYRAMMLQAREHKLPLICANPDIVVERGDRLIYCAGAIAELYRELGGEAIFYGKPHRPIYERAMALAAERRGRPTSLDRVLAIGDSVRTDLTGALGFGIDCLFLTRGIHSEEFEGIDQLDPASVKELFGHPPRALMRELRW
- a CDS encoding TetR/AcrR family transcriptional regulator, with protein sequence MTENSQGRRGRPANQALGQTIVDAASELFVELGFQATTLDKVAQRAKISKLSIYRHFENKEALFSAAIAAGCHQLFAPQALLEGVDGSVEDQLMAVGSSLLRTLLRSDVRSVEAMVMADRTNQNSLSKLHYEAGPAHVIAQIEALLRQLHAKALLNVPDPLRSARLFAALFKGSDLLIIARFDEARAEDDNEIESYCRSAVAMFIAAHGGNDHAGGYLPASRSKNKI
- a CDS encoding NAD(P)/FAD-dependent oxidoreductase is translated as MDDVIIIGGSFAGLAGALQLGRARRKVTVLDTGLPRNRFAGHSHGLLGHDHKPPLDILAEARQQLARYHTIRLVSARADSVSGAIDNFSVLTGDGESLGARRLILSYGVADQMPDVAGFAEGWGTSIVPCPYCDGFEVAGQHWGLVWSGRQSHNYVRLYHDWTDRLTLFADGHDIPPDIRADLARRNIPVVDGRITGIAHHRGHNATVKLDTGPNVAVDILFAHPRNKPSASLHESLGLATVDTPGGIALKVDERRETSMPGIYAAGDLATPGMPSVTTASSQGATAGIFAQQSMLV
- a CDS encoding isoprenylcysteine carboxylmethyltransferase family protein → MAVEPDSAGVRFPPPFLYLGALLLGLAAKRFVTLRSFGIDWWLLVATGSLLFVAGAAMMLAAAGLFRRLGTNVPPSQPTTLIATTGPYRWTRNPMYLGMALIYAGLAIGFDGPIAFALLPLVLIAIQTQVIAREERYLEAKFGDDYRRYKAEVRRWL
- a CDS encoding alpha/beta hydrolase — translated: MEFEHVTFDLPHGTFHAHYRGLLRPGMVGAMRRLSPPIATPLLQLHGADDGCIFPPRVDDRHRFAAPHALEVVPDVGHFLHIEAPEAIAERIAAWAE